TTTTGCAGACCTTCTGACCAAAAAGTAGGTCCCACAACCGAAGGTTCATGACTGACAAATTCTTGAACAGAAGAATCCTGAACAAGTGAAAAAGGGTTGAGGCTTTCTCGAAGTGTTCCATCAGAAGGTGACAATGCAGTAGCGGCATAATTTTTTGTACTCATAGGCAGTATGTTCTGAGGTCTATCAAATGTCACCCATCCTTCATTATTAGGAATTACCACATCAAAAGTCTTTGTATTGAAAGATGGAGCTAATTGTTGCTCAGGTGGAACAGCAAACAAGTCTCTTGCTGATGGTTGAAGGGCTTGCGATGGTTTCAGGTCATCTACTATTGGAACAGAAGCAGGAAACTGTTGGAAGAAATCCGTAAATTGAGCTGATGATGACTCTTGCTTTTGAGAGTCACTAACAGTCGGGGTTGGAGGAGCAACAAACTGCGGTGCAAAGGGAGCAACAAACAGGTCCACATTGTTGAAGTTCCCAGACACAGAAGATTGCAATCGATGAGGGGAGATTGAAGCATCGTCATGGAATATTTCAACTTTTTCGGATTCCAAAACGACTTCTGGTGAGCCTATGGAATTGCCAGATTTGAAAGACATGGAATTGCTATCATATGATCCAACGCTTTCCAAAGATAATGTCCTCTGTATAAAAGACTGTCCAGTCAGGCACTGCAAGGAGGTGGCTACCACAGAGTGCAAAACAAAACCATGGCCGTAGAGTTATAtaataatgaaaattaaaatagaGTAACTATTCAGCTTAAAAGCATGTCAAACTTCAAGAGATGAATAGATCAGAGAAAGATCTTTCTCCAACATTGCTTGTCAACAATAAAATGGAAAAAGGGACTTCGTTGAAGCTGTCATGAAGGATGTCcaatttatgataaaaaaacATGAATTAGGACAAAAATAGAACTATAAATATACATTCTACTTGTCAGTGGTTTCTGAATATAATCTAAACCAGCGTGATTATTGCCTTTAATGGTTGTATCCAGTTGAACAAACAAGATGGATAAAATTGGTGAGTATTGTTTCTATTCCCAAAATTCATTGTAATCCTAGTCATCATTTTCTATTTGGTGAAGTGAGAGGTGGAGATTGTGAGGGAAGATATTGGCATGATGTGTTACAATTTAAATCGCTACTCAATTTTGAATGGTCTAATTCTTCGAATATTAGATACAGGCCATTTATCTGACATGTCAAAACACTGGCAAGTATCAAGTATTCCATACCTCATGAAAACAAATATTGAGCTTTTGCGCCTTTACAGGATAACAGACATGTATTTGTGAAAGTACATCCCTAAATCAACAATACAGTAACACATCATGGTATTGTAGAAACACAACCTGTGGATGCAATGATCTTCCTCCAGCATTTCTGATACTGGCATCTGAATTAGGTAGAGCTGCATGCTGCTTTGGGATTTCTCTTGAGATTTCATCACTTGGACTCTCAGTTTCTTTCTGAGATCTTGGTGATAATGCATCAGATCTGAATGGATCACCTCCACTAGAATTAGAATAGTCAGAAGCTCTGGGATTAGAACCTTCATTTGCAAACCTGTCATCGTTTGTGTGATAACTAAAACGACTAGTACTCAGGAAACCAGAGAGTTTTCCCTCATAAAGGCCTCGATCTGAACCAGGCTTTCTAGTTAGTGCAGGTGCATGTTTCCCATAACGCCGttgttcatattgaaaatcATATGTTGGACTTTGAGAATGAGAATGATACGAACTTGCACGTCTTGTGTCATCTTCATTGCTTCttaaaatctgaaaagacaGGCCATATCATCACGAGTTTACATTCAATGTCGGTGAAATTCACCATGACCAAAATAGTATTAGCAGCCTAAGAATAATTTTCAAGTCAAGAAATATTACCTGTGGATCTTTAGGAGGCCTATCAGATGGATTTTCCGGACTATACTTTTTTTGCACATAAACATTCTTTATAAACTCACGAACTTTATCAACATTGCTACAAGACAGAAAAATGATTAAATGTCACTTATTCGAATTACCACTTCTTTATCATAAAACACGGTAAAATAGAACCTATCATCTGGAAGTCTCTGCCTCTGTGGGTCCCATTCCTTCAGAAACAATTCCCTTGCACGCTGGATCATTGATATCTCGAGTTACCATATAAGAAAATGGTCTGTGAGAAACAATCAGGAAAATGTTTATACCTGATTACCACCATTTTGTAGAGCCTCCACTTCTTGAGATGTAAACTTAGCCATTGAAACAGACTTGACACGCTGAGTAAACTCGCGACTTCAACATAAACGGAGTGAAATTTTTAGTGCTCCATATCTCAAAATAAATTTTCCAACCAAAAATTGAATCTATCACCACATATATTGACAAAAATAAGAATTGTGCACTGGATTAATCAAATTTATGAGGTAATGACCGACACACCATCAATTCTACATAAAGGATGCACATGTAACCATAAAATAACTGGACAGGTGCTTTCTAAAAATTTATAAAGGACAGATCCAAAGACATCAAATGAAATATCGAGTAGCAATTATTAACAATTTTTTTCCGGTGCTCAACTAATGTCATTATCAACATTTAAATATTTGGTGCCTTCAACGTTATTTTATTCCATTTAGTTCTCGAAATCACTGAATTCTGTCTAGCAACTTTTGTAGAAACTAGCATGATGTACGTGTGTTGCACgtaatatcaattatattatcaaaattttaattttgattttctaaaaaataatttgaatcattttgttatttatatAAGCTTAATTTCTTATCATATTAGATGATTTATAAGAACTTATATAACATATTTTCAACATTATTTCTTCAATTAAAATTCTAGCaattgattttatgttatataataaattgtaattAACATATTATATGGAAAAAATGAACtgaaacaaatttttaaaaaaattatatattcaaacacCACGTATAAGCTGTCATTACCACGTATACTCTGTCATTTCAAATATCACCAAATTTGTATGTTGAATTTATACATTTTTCgtatgtataatattttttgacaTTGATactaaaatctttaattttcttaTTATAGCAACTctccaaaaaaatttaagagattcatattttatgagattattaacatattgacattcataATTGTTGATATAAATtcttataataaatttattaaactcttTGATCAAATAAAATAGTTATACACTATATGATATAAAGAAACTAATTGTTTATCAATTATGCagcaaaatttatatattattatagttGATTTTGGAATTGaaactaagaaaatatttaatctgattttgattctacTGTTTTTGAAAATCATGGTCGAGTTTAGCTTTAGACATTTAATGTATAAATCTTAATCAATCTTAGTAGATGTTTCAAATATCACAAAATTTTGtgtattgaatttataattgttttgtatgtatataatatatattatgataGTTGATTTTGGAATTGAAATGAAGAAATTTTTTACTCTAATTTTTGTTCAACTATTCTTGAAAATCATTGTCTGGTTTAGTTTTAGACATTTAATGTCTAAATTTTAATCAATTTTAGTAGACGTTTCAAATATCAACAaatttgtatatttaatttataaatttttcttatgtataatattttttaaaaatgatactaaaatctttaattttcttattatagccaaactctccaaatttttctaagagattcatattttgtgagattgttaacatattgatattcataaATGTTGATATAAACTCttctaataaatttattaaggcaaaaacttgtgtgagacggtctcatgggtcgtatttgtgagacgaatttcttatttgggtcatccatgaaaaagtattactttttatgctaaaagtattactttttgttgtgaatatgagtagggttgacccgtctcacagattaaaatccgtgagacgggctCACATAAGTCACACTCATTTATTAAACTATTTGCGCTCAATTCTTTGTATAAAACAAAATAGTTATATACTATATGAGACAAAGAAACTAATTGCTTATCAATTATGAagcaaaatttatatattatgataGCTGATTTTGGAattggaattaagaaaatatttactcAGATTTTGGTTCTACTGTTATTGAAAATCATGGTCGGGTGTAGGTGTTTCAAATATCACCAAATTTTGTGTATTGGAGTTATAAATTTTTCGTATGTATATATTATGAGAGCTGATTTTGGAATTGAAACTAAAAATTTTTTTACTCTTATTTTGATTGTACTATTCTTGAAAATCATGGTCTGGTTTTGCTTTAGACATTTAATGTCTAAATCTTAATCAATTTTAGTTGATGTTTCAAATATCACCAAATTTGtatattgaatttataaatttttcgtatgtataatattttataaaagtgctactaaattttttaattttcttattATAGCCAAATTCTCGAAATTTTCTAAGAGATTCATGTTTTATGAGATTGTTaacatattgacattcataattgtttatatacattcttattataaatttattaaactctttattttcaattatttgttAAAAAACCAATAAAATATGTTAGTATTGAACATCATATtatcatattattttatatcTATCATGTTATTATACTATTAAACATGTAATTAATTTTGTTCTACAACCATCAATGAATAGGGTAATGATAATTTAttagaattatatatatatatatataagtgataATTGTTAGATTTGTGCTTTTATAGGTACTAGCAAGTaacacgtgcgttgcacgtgatGAATAAACGTTGCAACGAATAAGTGAACATAAAACACTTATATTGAGTGAAATCGAAAGAACcattttatattgaatattcatAATATAAAAAAGCATTatcaatttttctttcttgtttaattttcaatttttggGTCATCTCTGTGTGACTGTTTTGTCTAAGTTTCCTAATCATTTTACTGAAATCATCTATTTTTTCATTATCttgaattttatgatttttcctTTGGAACATGAtgaattttgtttctttttatgtggtTTTGTCATTTCTTTAGTATTTCGTGTCTTCTTATCTTCATGTTGTACTTATTTTGTCATTTCCTTTGCGTTCGTTCTTTTCTTAATATTTCATTGATGTTTCAGTTATTTGTTTTCTTATCATTATTTATCTCGAATTATCGTTTCTCCAATCCATTCACAATTATTGATGTTATTCTATTTTTAGTCGAGACAGACTTGTctaatttgaaaagaaaattgtgATCTTATGTTCTTTGTTGATCAAGTATTGTTACATGctccaaattatttttttatgcaatATAAAATTTGTAGTTATTGGCAATATGCGTTagattattataatattattcaaataaatattttaattcaccTTAGTATGCATGTCAATTATTTTTTGATGGAGCAACCAATAAATGTCTCTTCGAACAACGTCACCTTAGCTATTTCATTTTCATCTTGGACCAGCATTGTTACGTGGTACTTGAAAAATTAATTGTGagaaaatatacaaaataaataaatgtttttaaGCATGTAAAGTTAATTTTAGTTGCAATACCTTAGGACGATCTCGATATTCTGCTTCACACAATTGGTGCAATCAAACCCATTGGTAATTTTTGTAACATAATTGAAACAGTTGCAACATGctttttattgatttattttcaattttttaaagcTTGCTTTGATGTAATAATAATTACTCTACATGTAATGTTATAAGAGTGAACAAATTTAATTTCGGATAAATCATCTCATGCCATCACAAAGCCATAAAGAAATATACAACATCATCAAATTGTTTTGGTTCAAAACAACAATTCATAAAAgacaaatcacaatttaaattAATGAAGGACTTAAAAGACAAATCACAATTCTAAAAAGATTGGCTCTTTTATATaggtaataaaataataataattgatttatttttaattttttaaagctTGCTTTGATGTAATAATAATTGCTCTACATGTAATGTTATAAGAGTGAACAAATTTAATTCCGGATAAATCATCTCATGCCATCACAAAGCCATAAAGAAATATACAACATCATCAAAATGTTTTGGTTCAAAACAACAATTCATAAAAgacaaatcacaatttaaattAATGAAGGACTTAAAAGAcaaatcataattctaaaaagaTTGACTTTTTATATAAGTAataatagatatagatatagatatagatatatagaTAGATTTTCACAATCGGAAAACACATCAATTATCCACAATTTTATAGatatatagatataaatatAGATTATCTTTCAAGATTCCTTCAAAAACATTTCTACACTCCAAATGTACCAGAATATTGAGACAAAGAAATGAGACTGTCTCTGTTTGGGTATAGATTTGAGATACAAAAGAGATGAATTTGATAGGGGAAAACTGTCAAATTTGAGCAAATATATCTGGAACACTTCCACTCCTTCATATCAATGACAGCTTGAATGCTGAGAAACACCAAGTCAATGCTGAGTGAAAATATTTCACTTGAAAATCCAAATATAATCAATGTGGTGCTCTACTTGATCAGAAAATCAAAAGATTGTGAGGCGTTACGAAGAAAGCTGAATTCTCTATAAAAGATTATATTCACTGCATGTCGTACAAACAAACGTCCAGAAGTTTGTGCACACATATTGAGGACCCTGTACCCAGAAAATAAACTTGACATACAAACCTGTACACATCGACACTTGTTgattttaaaattcacaaataacaAACAAATCAGATTTTTCATCGCAGTTAACCAGAAATCACTTCAACTCACCACTTGAAAAATTCTATCGATTAAGAAAACACatgattttgttttatttttaaatttcaattatATCATATTATTTCCTGTAAAATCAACTACAGGCTTCATTACGTTGCCCCGAGTAATAATACTGTAGATTAAAATTGAACCAAAGAAACCAGAAACTtggtttatttaaatataaaaataaaaacaattacCAAGCTGTTACAATTAATGCATAGGCGATTCGGACGGAGCTTCATCAGACCCCTGATAATCTTTTCATTCTTTTCCTCTTCTCTTTTGGTACTCATTTTCAAAATCTCCAATCCGCAACTCGAAACGATGAATTCAAACCACAGTACTGTCCCCCGAAAAATTTCAATAAACCATAAATTCGAAACCCCAAAGCTAGGAGAGaggaattattttttaaaaaaaaaatcaagagtTTTAGTTCAAGTTTTTGAATGGGATTGAGAGAACGGACTTCGAATAAGCCCCGTCAATCTCCACTTTGGGGCACTTTACAATTGATGCCGTTAGAAAGTGCTAAGCCAGAGAGTAACTTAAGTTGTTCGATGGGGAATTGGAAGGAGGGGTGATATTCTGGCATTAGTAAATTTCTCAGTCACCGCAAATTATCTCGGGATTTTCTTTGCTTGTGGAAATTGGCCCAAACGTTTTTGTAATTTAGATAGATGGGTATTTTAAAGTCCAGAAGTTTCGAATTGTGATCCAACAACCCGACCCAGTCACGAAAATTCCATATTTCCACCATTTTATCCTCTGTAATGGCATCCACTGTGTTCCACACGCCGCCTACTTTCACTACACATGCGGCGTGTCTTAGCGCCGGAAGCTTCTCCTTTTCCCGGGTGGTGTTTTCGACAAGTAGGGTTTCTCAGGTACGGTGTGTATCCATCCTTCTGGCTACGATAGGAGAAGTGTTCGATCGCCGAGCTACTCGCTTAAGAAATTCTTATCCTTTGCTGCAAATGAAGAAAATGTCGAGGTTCAGACCGACACTCCACGTGAAGACCTGGTGCAAGGATCTGAATCCGAGTCCGAACTCGAATCAAAGGTAGCTTCTGAAGGAACTATTTCATCATCTGTTCTGTATCTATTGTTGCGTGGTTGAGTcgccattctctgggtaagatTTATTTTACAATTATTACCTGCGGATAATGGCGAACTGAGTTTGATTGAGCCTTGAATTTTATTGTTCGTAGATATATCATTATGAAGAAAGATTTTTTATGCGTTGTTATCATGAGGACTTGAACTAGTTCGTTAAAAAACAGGTTCTTTTTTTATAGTTAAAATGGATAATTCACTCTGTTTACTGGAAATGAAGTAGAACTAAGTTACTTGAAGCTGAAAATAAGTTGGCCACCACGGGGTGCAACCAGGACTGACAATATATTCATTAGCTCCCAACTAATGGCTTAAAATATTAGTTTGCAACTTTGCATAAATGGCACAACACACTTCATGCCTGATGCTGAGAGAAATTTTGTAATCGTGAAATTGCTAAATAGAGAATTTGGATGTCCTTAAGTTATGGAATGAAATCAAATATATTTCAGAAATGCAGTTGCATTGGTTTAAAAAGTTTGAGAttgcttttttaaaaaaaagttctGATATTTGTTGCCGTAGAACTATAACATTTGGATATCCATGAACACTCTTCGATTTTTTCGTTTCTTTGTGTTTGCATGTGTGGAGATAATGTAGTCTAATTTTTCTTTGTTTCCTCATCAGAATGTGTGATAGGTTCTTATTTTACACCTTAGGTATCCATATTTAACCTTTATAAGGATACAGAATGAATGTGTATCTACTTCCTAATAGGTAGCTAAAAAATCCCTATATTCAAAAAGTTTTTACTGTAGTTGGACTTGGTGTGTACGCAATATGGTTAAGCTGTCATTCTTGCGATCAAGCTTTGAAACTGTGCATCACTGTGCATAATCTTTGTGATTTGATGAATAGGGGAATATATATGGTGCTATTGCCGATGATGCTTCTGGTGAGGGGGAAGATACCACAGCAGAACCTAGTTCTGTTGTTATAGCTTCGTTAAATTTGTATAAAGAGGCTTTAGTAAATAATGATGAATCAAAAGCAGCCGAGGTAGAATCTTTCCTTAAATCTATTGAAGACAAGAAAATTGATCTTGAGAGAAAAGTCCTAACTTTGTCTGAGGAATTATCAAAGGAGAAGGATCGAATCTTTAGAATAAGTGCGGATTTTGATAATTTCCGTAAGAGAACAGAGAGAGAACGGCTTTCATTGGTGAAAAATGCGCAAGGAGAACTAATGGAAAGTTTATTGTCTGTTTTGGATAATTTTGAGAGAGCGAAAGCCCAGATCAAGGTTGAGACTGAAGAGGAGGAGAAGATAGTTAACAGTTACCAGAGCATATATAAGCAGTTTATTGAGATTATGGGATCCCTTGGTGTTGTCCCTGTGGAGACTGTGGGGAAACCATTTGATCCCATGGTAAGTTCctcttgatatttttttttcatccgTAAGTTCCTATTGTTTTGTTTATGTTTTGCTAGCTGTCTAACAATGTGAAATAGCGGTCTCTCTTTGGGAATTTGTGTCGTTGATAATTAAACTCTTCAGCTTTTCTTGATTTTTACTGCCACTACCATCATGTTTCCATTGACTCCATGCAGGTAAACTTCCAAGTTGGCTCAAAATTCAGTCGAGTAATAGATGAACTCGTTGAAAAGCTGTATAAGGTCTTTTCAGGGTATTTGAAGACCTGGATACGATTTTAAGTCAATCTAATTCTCAACTGATTAGAGTCAACTCGGTGAGTTTACTGGGCAGAGATTGTGTGGCATCTCAAATCTTATTCAAGATTCTTATATTTTCTTCCCAGTAGATCAGCTATTTGTCAGGTTACCTGTCTGATATTTTCTAGTTTGTCCTTACGTTTATTGTCTACCGGCGGCAATCAGGATCATTTACTCATCTGGTTGATTCTGAATTCCTCCCTTTAGCATGCGTTCAGATCTTGCTTTAATTTGCCGCTACTTGTCATTTTTTCACTACAAAGTCGCACAAGATATTGTTCTTCTGTACTAACATCTTCCTCCTCTTATCTTGCTGAAGCTGCATGAAGCCATAATGCGTGAGGATTCCTCGGAATATGAAGAGGATGTTGTCATTGAAGAATACAAGAAGGGGTTCCAACTTGGTGAGAGACTCCTACGACCATCAATGGTGAAGGTGTCAGCTGGTCCTGGTCCTGCAAAACTGGAAACCGGGGGGCCTTCAGAAAACGAAAGGGAAGACAAAGTAACTGATAAAAAGGGTAAAACTGAAGCCACGGTTGCTGAGGAATAGTTGTCCGATTCTAaatcaattttgtgccaaaaCTACTTGTTACAAGAAGTCGCTCTGTAGGAGTAGATTGTGCAGTCGTCTTGGTAATTTGATGGGGGGAATAAATACAGATCAAGAGAGGATAACTTTTGCCTTCACATACCATAATATGGATATTATTAGAGAGAATTTTCATTGAGGTTGTATTcggttaaaaaaaattatttgatatgagaaatgaatttatcTATGGTGTGGAATTGTAATTGATACATCGTTCGATAGTTTCACATCCGATCCGCATGTAAAACTTGAATGATAATTCACGTGTTAACATGCTGTATATCCATATGTATGTTCGGAAATAGAGCAATAAACATACATGGAACTCCCAAGGAACatgttcctttttttttttttttgccctgAGACAAGGTACATGTTCGAGTTTCAATTTAAAAAACTAATCTTGAAACTCGATCGAGGTGCCAAGATTTGACTgtaaatataatatatgcagcagattttattttaatgaaagaAAACGTGCATGGCTCATGTGGCCCTACGGTAATGACCAATATTTGTGTGCAAATAACCTAGTTAGCTAAAGATTTTGT
This Primulina eburnea isolate SZY01 chromosome 2, ASM2296580v1, whole genome shotgun sequence DNA region includes the following protein-coding sequences:
- the LOC140824634 gene encoding uncharacterized protein yields the protein MPDAERNFGNIYGAIADDASGEGEDTTAEPSSVVIASLNLYKEALVNNDESKAAEVESFLKSIEDKKIDLERKVLTLSEELSKEKDRIFRISADFDNFRKRTERERLSLVKNAQGELMESLLSVLDNFERAKAQIKVETEEEEKIVNSYQSIYKQFIEIMGSLGVVPVETVGKPFDPMLHEAIMREDSSEYEEDVVIEEYKKGFQLGERLLRPSMVKVSAGPGPAKLETGGPSENEREDKVTDKKGKTEATVAEE
- the LOC140823058 gene encoding probable ADP-ribosylation factor GTPase-activating protein AGD14; amino-acid sequence: MVEIWNFRDWVGSVRIAYALIVTACREFTQRVKSVSMAKFTSQEVEALQNGGNQRARELFLKEWDPQRQRLPDDSNVDKVREFIKNVYVQKKYSPENPSDRPPKDPQILRSNEDDTRRASSYHSHSQSPTYDFQYEQRRYGKHAPALTRKPGSDRGLYEGKLSGFLSTSRFSYHTNDDRFANEGSNPRASDYSNSSGGDPFRSDALSPRSQKETESPSDEISREIPKQHAALPNSDASIRNAGGRSLHPQRTLSLESVGSYDSNSMSFKSGNSIGSPEVVLESEKVEIFHDDASISPHRLQSSVSGNFNNVDLFVAPFAPQFVAPPTPTVSDSQKQESSSAQFTDFFQQFPASVPIVDDLKPSQALQPSARDLFAVPPEQQLAPSFNTKTFDVVIPNNEGWVTFDRPQNILPMSTKNYAATALSPSDGTLRESLNPFSLVQDSSVQEFVSHEPSVVGPTFWSEGLQNAEGNPNKTHLWNAIEDPARLLSVHNMPKSYDPAACHHALDIDKSLGFGIYEASNNNGGNVGTSYGSEPPSSSLSSHFNNMAGVHPLATDLKPTNPFDLPHDSEIESGNIFWGMGCLQAALSNDPMPTSYVGGVSSSWLPQNSGASFVPGGVTFDSPSGSLGFMAGQTPSTPNVPAQGPVASIGGNPFA